Part of the Desulforegula conservatrix Mb1Pa genome is shown below.
TAGCCAGTTAAGCAGGGTTTTTAAAGTTGGAATAAAAAAGACATTTCTCATCTTTGCGTATCTCGATTCAGGGCAGAGAACCATATCCGTGTCTCCAGGGATGATTATGGTTTCAAGAACCAGTTCACCGCCTTTTCTGAGTATTTGGTTTATTCTCTCAAGAAGTTCAAAAGGTGATTTGCGGTGATAAAGTATTCCCATGCAGAACACTGTGTCGAAAAGGTGTTCGCATCCTGTAAGTGCTTCGAAACCGGCTGGGATATAGTGGGCTTTTTCTGAACGTATATATTTCTGCAAACTTAAGAACTGGAAATAAAAATTTGGATATGGGTCGATTCCTATTACATACTCAGGATTATGCGGAAGCATTTTGAACATGTAATATCCGTTGCTGCATCCTATGTCGAGTATCCTGCGTCCTTCAAGAGGCGACAGCAGATTTTCGATTCTGCCCCACTTCATGTCGGATCGCCATTCCGTGTCTATGTGAATGCCGAATACATTGAAAGGACCTTTCCTCCAGGGATTAAGACGAAAAAGAAGCTCTGAAACTCTTTCTCTCTCCTGATCACTTATGTCTTCATGTGTGCCTATACTGACTATCCCATTAATCAGATTCAAATCAGACGGCGCTATTTCAGGCAGATCAAGGAAAATATTCCTGCATGTTTCTGGAACGCCCGGCATTAAAGCGGTCTGTTCCATTTTTTCATTAATTAGATCAGCTATGATGCGTGGCAGTTTATCATTGGCCGCAACTACAAGTTTTTCAGACAGAATTTGTTGTTCCATTTTATTTTACGCAGATGAAAGAGCAGAAATTAAACCATTTGTGCCATATTGCGATATTTTTGAATCCTGCAGCTTCAAATCTTGCCATATGCTGTTCAAGCGTATCCGGCACAAGCACGTTTTCAAGGGCTTCTCTTTTTTGGCTTATCTCAAGTTCAGAGTAACCATTTTCTTTTTTGAACCTGTAGTAGAACACTTGCTCCAGATCATCAAGAAATTCGTCTTTATGATGAATTTTTTCTGTGATCAGAAATATTCCCCCGGGAATAAGAGCCTCGTGGATTCTTTTAATAAAATCTGATCTGTCAGCCACAGGAAGGAACTGAAGAGTCAGATTCATTACCACTGCGGAGGCGTTTTTTAAATCGCTATCCCTGATGTCCGAGCATTCCACTGATATCTTTTCAGATAGGCCCGATTTGCTGAGCCTGTCTCTGTATTTGATGACCATGGGTTCTGAATTGTCTATGGCTTTTATTCGAAAATCCCTTTGTCCCATTTCAGAAGCCAGTGCAATGCCAAAATTACCGTGTGAGCATCCGAGGTCAAAAATCACCGTATTATTCATATAAAAGTGAGCGGCAAGCTGGGCCTGGCGTCTGACAATTTCACCGTAAAAAGGCACAGATCTGTTGATCATATCATCAAAAACATTCACCACATTTTCATCAAACTCAAAAGGAGCAATTTGATCAAGGGGTGAAAAATATATTTTGTCCGTTTTTTTTTCTTTCATATGAAACCAGTTATAATTTTTATGAAAAATTTAATGAAGTAAGATAATTATATTTTAAGATAAAAGCTTGCAGAAAACCAAACAAGTCTTATCCACGCCATCAAAGCCAGACTATATATCATCATCAAAAATGAAAATGCAATCAAAGTCATTATTTGATTAAGTCGTAATAAGTTAGATCCCCGTCATTCCGGCGCAGACCGGAATCCAGAAGTGTCTGAAAATACGAAGATGCCGGATCAAGTCCGGCATGACGTAGACGCCTTTTTTTAGCTTTGCGACTCCAACATTATTTGATTGCAAATGCAATTCCTCATAGCCGGGATTACTAAAAAAACAAGTGTTTGTTTATGTGAATTATGACCGATGCAAAAAATGTCAATATTATGATGTCCACAAGCATTTTTTGACTCAATTGAACCCGTATTAAGGCGGTATTATCTCATTTTACTGGAATGAAAATTGCAGAAAAATGCAAAAAAGGTTCACGAAATATAATATTCAAACCAGAAGAGGTGAATATGGAATCCAGTGCTTATTTTTTAAAAAACAAGAATGGATTTACTCTGATAGAAGTAATGGTGGTTGTTGCAATTATTGGAAGTCTCGCTGCCATTGCCATTGTAAATATGATAAACTATAGAAATAAAACTTATTGCCCTTTGGCTGAAAATGACGCCCAAAATGCAAAAGCTGCACTATCTGCTTATTTTTCAATCCCAGCCCACACTACCCTCCCTTCATCAACAGACCTTAAGGTCGCCTTTAACAATGGGGCTCCAAACGTGATAATAAGTGGCGATCCGGACACATCAATCACAATTGACGTAACAGACAGCACAAACAGATGCCCGCGGGGAGATGTTTTTACAATTCATATGGGCGGCGGTTCCGGCGTTGTTGGATGGCATTGATCAATAATCTCCATACCCCAGCTTTCCCATATCCGCTTTTGGAATGAATTTCATTGAGGCTGAGTTTATGCAGTACCTTAACCCTTTAGGCTTTGGGCCGTCATTGAATACATGACCAAGGTGTGAATCCGCTTTCCTGCTTCTTACTTCGGTTCTGGTCATGAATATAGATTTGTCAGTTTTTTCTATAATATTATTCGGATTAACTGCTTTGGTGAAGCTTGGCCAACCAGTTCCGGAATCAAATTTATCTGCGGAACTGAAAAGAGGTTCTCCTGAAACAATATCAACATAAAGGCCCTCCTCTTTGTTGTTCCAAAATTCATTTTCAAAAGGTTTTTCCGTTCCGTTTTCACGGATTACGTGGAACTGAAGGGGAGTCAGTATTTTTTTCAGTTCTTCATCACTTGGCCTGATGAAGGCGCCGTTCGTGCTTGAAGAAGAAGCCCCAGGCTCCTTTTTCCATATTTTTTCAAGAAACTGATCCCTGCCAGAATTGAACCTGTAGAATTTGTACCTTACTGGGTTATTCTTGTAATAATCCTGATGATATTCTTCTGCCTTGTAGAATACTGTCGCTGGAATGATTTCAGTTTTTATGGGTTTTTTAAACCTTCCTGATTTATTTAAAGCTTCTTTAGAAGCCTCGGCCTGTTTCTTTTGATCTTCAGAATGATAATAAATAGAGCTTCTGTATTGCGAGCCTCTGTCAACGAACTGGCCGTTTTCGTCCGTAGGATCTATCTGCCTCCAGAAAACATCAAGAAGCTTGTCGTAGGATATTTTCTTAGGATCAAAAACAATCTGGACAGCTTCAACATGGCCGGAAGATCCCGAAGATACTTCATGATATGTCGGGTTTTCCTTTGTACCGCCCGTGTATCCGGAAACAACCTCTTTTATTCCTTCCAATTCTTCAAAAGGTTTTTCCATACACCAGAAACAACCGCCTGCAAAAGTAGCTATTTCTGAATTATCTTCTGCTTTTGAACTATATGGTGAGATAATAAGTGATATAAAAAAAAATGAGAATAATATTAAAATACTGCTTGTAGACATGATCGTCTCCTTATAATATTTACTCCGGCCGCTGATTCTTACTGAAATAGTTTTTTACATAATAAAGTTAGAATATTAGAAATATTTTGAATGCTATTTCAGAAATAATATAATTCATTGTCACTGCCGGATTTATTTTCCCTATATTTA
Proteins encoded:
- the cmoA gene encoding carboxy-S-adenosyl-L-methionine synthase CmoA, encoding MKEKKTDKIYFSPLDQIAPFEFDENVVNVFDDMINRSVPFYGEIVRRQAQLAAHFYMNNTVIFDLGCSHGNFGIALASEMGQRDFRIKAIDNSEPMVIKYRDRLSKSGLSEKISVECSDIRDSDLKNASAVVMNLTLQFLPVADRSDFIKRIHEALIPGGIFLITEKIHHKDEFLDDLEQVFYYRFKKENGYSELEISQKREALENVLVPDTLEQHMARFEAAGFKNIAIWHKWFNFCSFICVK
- a CDS encoding type IV pilin protein, whose translation is MESSAYFLKNKNGFTLIEVMVVVAIIGSLAAIAIVNMINYRNKTYCPLAENDAQNAKAALSAYFSIPAHTTLPSSTDLKVAFNNGAPNVIISGDPDTSITIDVTDSTNRCPRGDVFTIHMGGGSGVVGWH
- the cmoB gene encoding tRNA 5-methoxyuridine(34)/uridine 5-oxyacetic acid(34) synthase CmoB, producing the protein MEQQILSEKLVVAANDKLPRIIADLINEKMEQTALMPGVPETCRNIFLDLPEIAPSDLNLINGIVSIGTHEDISDQERERVSELLFRLNPWRKGPFNVFGIHIDTEWRSDMKWGRIENLLSPLEGRRILDIGCSNGYYMFKMLPHNPEYVIGIDPYPNFYFQFLSLQKYIRSEKAHYIPAGFEALTGCEHLFDTVFCMGILYHRKSPFELLERINQILRKGGELVLETIIIPGDTDMVLCPESRYAKMRNVFFIPTLKTLLNWLLKSGFKDLRVLDVSKTNLDEQRKTDWIESESLESFLDPGDPEKTVEGYPAPIRAAISAISK
- the msrA gene encoding peptide-methionine (S)-S-oxide reductase MsrA, translating into MSTSSILILFSFFFISLIISPYSSKAEDNSEIATFAGGCFWCMEKPFEELEGIKEVVSGYTGGTKENPTYHEVSSGSSGHVEAVQIVFDPKKISYDKLLDVFWRQIDPTDENGQFVDRGSQYRSSIYYHSEDQKKQAEASKEALNKSGRFKKPIKTEIIPATVFYKAEEYHQDYYKNNPVRYKFYRFNSGRDQFLEKIWKKEPGASSSSTNGAFIRPSDEELKKILTPLQFHVIRENGTEKPFENEFWNNKEEGLYVDIVSGEPLFSSADKFDSGTGWPSFTKAVNPNNIIEKTDKSIFMTRTEVRSRKADSHLGHVFNDGPKPKGLRYCINSASMKFIPKADMGKLGYGDY